Proteins from one Brevibacillus humidisoli genomic window:
- a CDS encoding AAA family ATPase, translating to MSKSAVEKSVPFHSHVPPYTGAWEYISDELQRLDLLFLARMRQQPSNMEQQHSPWRGLVVSEAEVVTLLQERTVDDEDPVAGQLYDEADAWAAYIGSRLAASEQEGIRLPLPDLVRRFRLSSFERHCILLCLAPEVNRKYEKLFAFLQDDITQKKPTIDLTLQLFCKSEEERLTARHAFLDDAALPRYLLEPRGDGEREALLTRPLQLDERIVRLLLYGEYQRIDEKIRSYARLVLPTEEPPSLLYATGLQERLGGYMGSLVPPERSVPIRRSVWLWGPAGSGKKLQVQHLCRKLRRPLLFVNIQQMKQAERPFEELLDRAFREARLLEAMICFTHCQELLGDDEHASSRAHQLNQRLQQYHEPIFLLADRPPGHLFARRSVLEVPLPAPDLEERLLLWRHFGERLPAVEVSDWSGLAAKFRFTPGQIIQALDAAFHLAEWQQPGDGQVDEVLLHQASYTQIEHRLSGKATRIRPVYRWNDVILPPAQKELLRHACNQMKYRRTVLGSWGFSRKLAYGTGLSMLFSGPPGTGKTMSAQVVANELQLELYKIDLSQVFSKYIGETEKNLREIFQEAQGSNAILFFDESDALFGKRSEVKDSHDKYANVETAFLLQKMEEYEGISILATNYLQNIDEAFMRRIQFIIKFPFPDAAQREMIWRSMIPEEAPLSEEVDFRFLANQLPVSGGSIKNIVVSAAFLAAEEKQPISMPHILRACRHEMEKTGKIIPKSELGEYEELWEG from the coding sequence ATGTCGAAAAGTGCAGTCGAGAAATCTGTCCCCTTTCATTCCCATGTACCGCCTTATACCGGTGCATGGGAGTACATAAGCGATGAATTGCAGCGTCTTGATCTGTTATTTCTCGCCCGGATGCGGCAGCAGCCCAGCAACATGGAACAGCAGCACTCCCCATGGCGGGGCCTTGTCGTGTCGGAGGCAGAGGTGGTAACGCTGCTGCAGGAGCGGACAGTCGACGATGAAGATCCCGTTGCGGGCCAACTATACGATGAGGCAGACGCCTGGGCAGCCTATATCGGTTCCAGATTGGCGGCTAGTGAGCAAGAGGGTATACGCCTTCCCCTTCCCGATTTGGTTCGCCGTTTTCGACTCTCTTCGTTTGAACGGCACTGTATCCTGCTCTGTCTGGCGCCGGAAGTAAACAGAAAGTACGAAAAATTGTTTGCTTTTCTGCAGGATGACATTACACAGAAAAAACCGACCATAGATCTGACACTGCAGCTCTTCTGCAAGAGTGAAGAGGAACGACTGACTGCGCGACACGCCTTTCTCGACGACGCAGCGCTGCCTCGTTATCTGTTGGAACCACGAGGAGATGGAGAGAGGGAAGCGTTGCTGACCCGGCCGTTGCAGCTGGATGAACGCATTGTTCGCCTGCTCCTCTATGGGGAGTATCAACGGATCGATGAGAAAATCCGTTCGTATGCTCGGCTGGTTCTGCCAACGGAAGAACCGCCGTCCCTGCTCTACGCCACGGGGTTGCAAGAGCGGCTGGGCGGATACATGGGCTCTTTGGTTCCACCAGAGCGTAGCGTGCCAATCAGGCGGAGTGTCTGGCTGTGGGGGCCGGCTGGTTCGGGAAAGAAGCTGCAGGTACAGCACCTTTGTCGGAAACTGCGGAGGCCGCTGCTCTTTGTAAACATTCAGCAGATGAAACAAGCGGAGCGGCCATTTGAGGAACTGTTGGATCGTGCCTTTCGCGAGGCGCGGCTCCTTGAGGCCATGATCTGTTTTACGCATTGTCAGGAGCTGCTCGGCGACGATGAGCATGCAAGCTCAAGAGCTCATCAACTGAACCAGCGTCTGCAGCAGTATCACGAACCCATCTTCTTGCTGGCAGATCGGCCGCCTGGACATCTGTTTGCCAGACGGTCTGTCCTGGAAGTGCCGCTGCCCGCGCCCGATCTAGAGGAGCGCCTGCTGCTCTGGCGGCACTTTGGCGAGCGATTGCCAGCTGTGGAGGTAAGCGATTGGAGCGGTCTGGCTGCCAAGTTTCGGTTTACCCCCGGCCAGATCATTCAGGCACTCGATGCAGCCTTTCATCTGGCTGAATGGCAGCAGCCAGGAGATGGGCAGGTAGATGAAGTTCTGCTGCACCAAGCGAGTTACACCCAGATTGAGCACAGATTGTCAGGCAAAGCGACTCGTATCCGCCCCGTGTACAGATGGAACGACGTGATTCTGCCTCCAGCGCAAAAAGAACTGCTGCGTCATGCCTGCAATCAGATGAAGTACCGTCGCACTGTATTGGGAAGCTGGGGGTTTTCCCGCAAACTGGCGTACGGTACCGGGCTTAGCATGCTGTTCTCCGGACCGCCGGGGACCGGCAAGACGATGTCGGCACAGGTTGTGGCCAACGAGCTGCAGTTGGAGTTGTATAAGATCGACCTGTCACAGGTGTTCAGCAAGTACATTGGGGAGACGGAAAAAAACCTGCGGGAGATCTTTCAGGAGGCTCAGGGAAGCAACGCGATTTTATTTTTTGATGAGTCGGATGCCTTATTTGGCAAACGTTCGGAAGTAAAAGATTCGCACGACAAATACGCCAACGTGGAGACAGCCTTTCTGCTGCAAAAAATGGAGGAGTACGAGGGGATCTCCATTCTCGCCACCAACTACCTGCAGAACATCGACGAAGCGTTTATGCGCAGGATTCAGTTCATTATCAAGTTTCCGTTTCCCGATGCCGCTCAGCGCGAGATGATTTGGCGATCGATGATTCCCGAGGAAGCGCCGCTTTCCGAGGAAGTGGATTTTCGATTCCTGGCCAACCAGCTCCCAGTGTCTGGAGGGAGCATCAAGAATATTGTGGTCTCCGCAGCCTTCCTGGCAGCGGAAGAGAAGCAGCCGATCAGTATGCCACACATTCTGCGTGCATGTCGGCACGAGATGGAGAAAACGGGAAAGATCATCCCGAAGAGCGAGTTGGGCGAGTACGAAGAGTTGTGGGAGGGATAA
- the ltrA gene encoding group II intron reverse transcriptase/maturase, producing the protein MMKQLLSRENLLTALKRVEKNKGSHGVDGMSVKTLREHIMTNWDSIRQQLEDGTYKPSPVRRVEIPKPNGGVRLLGIPTVTDRFIQQAIAQILTPIFDPMFSEHSYGFRPNRRGHDAVRKAKGFMREGKRWVVDLDLEKFFDKVNHDKLMGLLAKDVEDKTLLKLIRSYLESGIMINGLETINEQGVPQGGPLSPLLSNIMLHELDKELEKRNLHFVRYADDCNIYVSSKKAGLRIMESITKFMEEKLKLKVNKDKSTVDRPWRRKFLGFSFTSQFEPRIRVAKESMKKVKQRIREFTSRSKPLPMEYRIEQLNQYLIGWVGSFSLADTPSVFSSLDEWIRRRLRMCLWKQWKKPQTKVKRLLTLGAPKVKAYEWGNSRKKYWRIACSPILHRTLDNAYWQTEGLKSLKERYSLLRHT; encoded by the coding sequence ATGATGAAGCAACTCCTGTCACGGGAAAACCTTCTGACAGCGCTAAAAAGAGTGGAAAAGAATAAAGGAAGTCACGGTGTGGATGGTATGTCCGTTAAAACCCTACGTGAACATATCATGACCAATTGGGACTCCATCCGCCAGCAGTTAGAGGATGGTACCTACAAACCGTCACCAGTCCGAAGAGTCGAAATCCCGAAACCTAACGGAGGTGTTCGGTTATTAGGTATACCTACTGTGACAGATCGCTTCATTCAACAGGCAATCGCGCAAATTCTTACCCCAATTTTCGATCCGATGTTCTCCGAACATAGCTATGGTTTTCGTCCTAACAGACGAGGACATGATGCGGTTCGCAAGGCAAAAGGATTTATGAGAGAGGGAAAACGGTGGGTTGTTGATTTAGATTTAGAGAAATTCTTTGATAAAGTAAACCACGACAAACTAATGGGGCTTTTAGCCAAGGATGTCGAGGATAAAACCCTTCTCAAGCTTATTAGAAGTTACTTAGAGTCCGGCATCATGATTAACGGCCTTGAAACAATTAATGAACAAGGAGTACCGCAAGGTGGCCCTCTCAGTCCACTTCTATCTAACATCATGTTACATGAGCTAGACAAGGAACTGGAGAAGAGAAATCTTCACTTCGTCCGGTACGCAGACGACTGTAACATATATGTCTCCTCAAAGAAGGCTGGCCTACGGATAATGGAATCCATTACTAAGTTCATGGAAGAGAAGCTGAAACTTAAGGTCAACAAAGACAAAAGTACGGTGGATCGTCCATGGAGACGAAAGTTTCTTGGTTTCAGTTTTACCTCCCAATTCGAACCGAGAATTCGAGTAGCCAAAGAAAGCATGAAGAAGGTAAAACAGAGAATTCGGGAATTTACCTCAAGATCTAAACCATTACCTATGGAGTATCGGATTGAACAGCTAAACCAATACCTTATCGGCTGGGTTGGATCCTTCTCGCTTGCGGATACACCTTCGGTATTCTCCAGTTTAGATGAATGGATAAGAAGAAGACTCCGCATGTGCCTATGGAAACAGTGGAAGAAACCTCAAACAAAAGTAAAAAGGCTTTTAACGTTGGGAGCTCCCAAAGTAAAAGCCTATGAATGGGGTAATTCTCGTAAGAAATACTGGCGGATTGCTTGTAGTCCAATACTTCACAGAACTTTGGATAATGCCTATTGGCAGACCGAAGGTCTGAAAAGTCTTAAGGAGAGGTACTCTCTTTTACGTCATACTTAG
- a CDS encoding SDR family oxidoreductase has product MELNLHGKTALVVASSQGLGKAVAAELVKEGTNVMLTSRDKAKLEVVRDELRQLGKGEVAYYRADITNPDEIKGLVQATRDTFGKIDILVNNAGGPPGGTFEQLSDQDWQKAFELNLLSYIRIIREVLPDLKKAGGRIVNIASSSIKQPIPGLILSNTFRLGIVGLTKTLAEELAPYNILINTVAPGRIATDRVAYLDQLKADKLGTNREEVEQQSKEQIPLGRYGTPEEFAKVVAFLVSGASTYMTGSSFLVDGGMVKSI; this is encoded by the coding sequence ATGGAATTGAATCTGCATGGAAAAACAGCGCTTGTGGTGGCTTCCAGCCAAGGATTAGGCAAGGCGGTCGCAGCCGAACTGGTCAAAGAAGGAACCAACGTGATGCTCACCAGTCGTGACAAAGCAAAACTGGAAGTTGTTCGAGACGAACTTCGGCAGTTGGGCAAAGGAGAAGTGGCGTATTACCGAGCGGACATTACAAATCCAGATGAGATCAAAGGTTTGGTACAGGCAACACGCGACACTTTTGGCAAGATCGACATCCTTGTAAACAACGCGGGTGGCCCCCCGGGAGGCACGTTTGAGCAGTTGTCCGATCAAGACTGGCAAAAGGCCTTTGAACTCAACTTGCTCAGCTATATTCGCATCATTCGGGAAGTTCTGCCCGATCTGAAGAAAGCGGGGGGACGCATTGTCAATATCGCCTCGTCATCCATCAAGCAGCCAATCCCTGGGTTAATCTTGTCCAATACCTTTCGTCTCGGCATCGTCGGATTGACCAAGACGCTCGCGGAGGAATTGGCTCCCTACAACATTTTGATCAACACTGTGGCCCCGGGCCGCATTGCGACGGACCGGGTCGCTTATCTCGATCAGTTGAAAGCGGACAAACTGGGCACGAATAGGGAAGAGGTGGAGCAGCAGTCGAAAGAGCAAATCCCGTTAGGGCGTTATGGAACGCCGGAAGAGTTCGCAAAAGTGGTTGCTTTCCTGGTTTCCGGCGCAAGTACATACATGACGGGAAGTTCGTTCCTCGTAGACGGCGGGATGGTAAAATCGATTTAA
- a CDS encoding FMN-binding glutamate synthase family protein, with protein sequence MLRLIENWIRSSINETMDKALTRIVKDQYIENLSEMIPTSNKVGPINLMEIAMRASQGLPVARPLGSPLHFSPWDKILFNPVHLYRFPTPENVGINTSVTIGHRARKPLTLSIPVMVAAMSFGGALSKRAKIALAKAESIVGTATNSGEAGLLEEEREAAQLFIGQYNRGGWMNTPEKYKRLDAIEIQLGQGAQGSTPQRTAVKNIGEDFRDVFDLKEGEAAQIHSRLPGVNTQDDFIQLVRRLRDETGVPIGLKIAATHHLEKELQIAVEAEVDFVTLDGAEGGTHGGAPTLQDDVGLPTLFAITRAAEFFARKGVMRDINLLATGGLVTPGQMLKAIALGADGVYIGTAAVMALVSDQMVEALPFEPPTSLVVYTGKMTDQLDVDRAAFNLVRYLNACVHEMELVAVTLGKTALTDLSKSDLCTLDPFISKATGIQLGYVSPENQQQFFEETRPLFDNMAEEYKETQNEGMPLH encoded by the coding sequence ATGCTGAGACTCATTGAAAACTGGATTCGCTCCTCGATTAATGAAACAATGGACAAGGCGTTAACGCGGATCGTCAAAGACCAGTACATCGAGAACTTGTCTGAGATGATACCAACGTCGAATAAAGTAGGCCCAATCAACTTGATGGAGATCGCCATGCGGGCGTCACAAGGACTTCCTGTTGCCCGCCCCCTCGGCAGTCCGCTCCACTTCTCTCCATGGGACAAGATTTTGTTTAATCCGGTTCACCTCTATCGCTTCCCAACACCAGAAAATGTAGGGATTAACACTTCTGTCACAATCGGTCACCGGGCCAGAAAACCCCTGACCCTCTCGATTCCAGTTATGGTTGCAGCCATGTCGTTTGGCGGAGCGCTCAGTAAAAGGGCAAAAATCGCCTTAGCCAAAGCGGAAAGTATCGTCGGGACGGCGACCAACTCTGGAGAGGCTGGTCTGCTTGAAGAAGAAAGGGAGGCGGCTCAGCTTTTCATCGGTCAATACAATCGTGGGGGCTGGATGAACACCCCTGAAAAATACAAGCGGTTGGACGCCATCGAAATTCAGTTGGGGCAGGGCGCACAAGGCTCCACCCCACAGCGTACTGCGGTCAAAAATATTGGTGAGGATTTCAGAGACGTTTTTGATCTAAAGGAGGGAGAAGCAGCGCAGATTCACTCCAGGCTTCCGGGCGTAAACACGCAGGATGATTTTATTCAACTGGTGCGGCGTCTCCGGGATGAAACAGGCGTACCCATCGGGCTAAAAATTGCCGCCACGCACCATCTGGAGAAAGAACTGCAAATCGCTGTGGAAGCTGAAGTGGATTTCGTCACGCTGGACGGCGCAGAAGGCGGAACACACGGCGGAGCCCCCACTCTTCAGGATGATGTGGGGCTTCCCACCCTTTTTGCCATCACCCGCGCGGCCGAATTCTTTGCGAGAAAAGGTGTCATGCGCGATATCAACCTGCTAGCAACCGGAGGGCTGGTCACCCCAGGCCAAATGCTGAAAGCGATCGCGTTGGGGGCAGACGGCGTCTACATTGGAACGGCAGCAGTGATGGCACTGGTCAGCGACCAGATGGTGGAGGCATTACCGTTTGAGCCACCGACAAGCTTGGTTGTCTATACCGGAAAAATGACCGACCAGTTGGATGTGGACCGGGCAGCCTTTAACCTTGTCAGATACTTGAACGCATGTGTTCATGAAATGGAGCTGGTCGCCGTCACGCTGGGAAAAACAGCGTTGACCGATCTCAGCAAATCTGACCTTTGCACGTTAGACCCCTTTATTTCCAAAGCCACAGGCATTCAGTTGGGCTATGTTTCACCAGAGAATCAACAGCAATTCTTTGAAGAAACGAGACCGTTGTTTGATAACATGGCAGAAGAATACAAGGAAACGCAAAACGAAGGTATGCCATTGCACTAA
- a CDS encoding fumarylacetoacetate hydrolase family protein gives METIRNIYCVGRNYALHAHELNNEIPTAPFLFAKPSHALAQADGGEILLPADRGPVHFEVELVIQIARDYEQGKSVDELVERMALGIDFTLRDVQSELKRKGLPWLLAKGFPNSAVLTKFVPFPGVESCNAVDFSLKKNGEHVQRGNIKDMIFDLQTIVDFSARHFGLGRGDIIFTGTPAGVGPVESGERLELLWGEEVLGACTIKRG, from the coding sequence ATGGAAACGATTCGCAATATTTACTGTGTGGGACGCAATTATGCCCTGCATGCCCACGAGTTGAACAATGAGATTCCGACTGCCCCCTTCCTGTTTGCCAAGCCGTCCCATGCGCTGGCGCAGGCGGATGGAGGAGAGATTCTCCTTCCCGCTGATCGCGGCCCTGTACACTTCGAAGTGGAACTGGTGATCCAAATAGCGAGGGATTACGAACAGGGAAAATCGGTAGATGAACTGGTCGAACGGATGGCGCTGGGCATCGACTTCACCTTGCGCGACGTGCAGAGCGAACTGAAAAGAAAGGGACTTCCTTGGCTGCTGGCAAAGGGATTTCCCAATTCTGCTGTGTTGACGAAGTTCGTGCCCTTTCCCGGTGTGGAGTCATGCAATGCGGTTGATTTCTCGCTCAAGAAAAATGGCGAACACGTGCAGCGTGGAAACATAAAGGATATGATTTTTGACCTGCAGACGATTGTCGATTTCTCGGCCAGACACTTCGGGCTGGGCAGGGGGGACATCATCTTTACAGGCACACCTGCCGGCGTCGGACCGGTTGAAAGCGGAGAGCGACTAGAGTTGCTATGGGGAGAAGAAGTGTTGGGAGCATGTACGATAAAACGAGGATAA
- a CDS encoding FAD-dependent oxidoreductase, which produces MYDIVIVGAGPAGASAAIFTAKAGKKTLVIDSDQSITKRAWVENHYGVMETTGPDLVELGKKQASKFGAEFVQDKVVQVAKQEEGFKVQTENNEYQAKHVILATGLLVDLAEAIGLATKPGTEPRIKTVLQVDENGKTSIDGIWAAGTCAGVSVHTIITAGDGAKVAINVISELNGERYVDHDVLKS; this is translated from the coding sequence GTGTACGATATCGTCATCGTTGGTGCCGGGCCGGCAGGAGCGAGTGCAGCGATCTTTACCGCCAAGGCTGGCAAAAAGACCTTGGTGATTGACAGCGACCAAAGCATCACCAAGCGAGCATGGGTGGAAAACCACTACGGCGTGATGGAAACAACCGGGCCTGATTTGGTAGAGTTGGGCAAGAAGCAAGCCAGCAAGTTTGGGGCCGAATTCGTTCAAGATAAAGTGGTGCAGGTGGCCAAGCAAGAAGAAGGCTTCAAGGTGCAAACGGAGAACAACGAGTATCAGGCGAAGCATGTGATTCTAGCAACAGGTCTATTGGTCGATCTGGCTGAAGCAATCGGCCTTGCCACCAAACCGGGAACCGAACCAAGGATCAAAACGGTGCTCCAGGTAGATGAGAACGGCAAGACGAGCATCGACGGGATCTGGGCAGCGGGTACTTGCGCCGGGGTAAGCGTACATACGATCATCACTGCTGGCGACGGCGCCAAAGTGGCGATTAACGTCATCAGCGAACTGAATGGTGAGCGGTACGTCGACCACGATGTATTGAAGTCCTGA
- a CDS encoding helix-turn-helix transcriptional regulator encodes MRNRIKDLRHKCGWTQEQFSQLIGVSRQTVISIESGRYNPSLQLAYKIAKAFHLNIEDVFLFEEER; translated from the coding sequence ATGAGAAACCGAATCAAGGATTTGAGGCACAAATGCGGTTGGACGCAAGAGCAGTTTTCCCAACTTATTGGCGTTTCCCGTCAGACAGTCATTTCGATTGAATCAGGACGTTACAATCCATCCCTGCAGTTAGCCTACAAGATTGCCAAAGCTTTTCATCTGAACATTGAAGATGTATTTTTGTTTGAGGAGGAGAGATAA
- a CDS encoding lytic polysaccharide monooxygenase, whose protein sequence is MGKPHLDRLLGKVLRLLAACTMMVLAAICVMLIHAEGASAHGYIESPASRALLCHEGVNADCGQVQYEPQSVEGKGSFPQSGPADGEITGGGVFPELYEQTADRWHKVTIQGGEQTFTWHLTAPHATTEWKYYITKKDWNPNKPLTRDDLEPEPFCYDNDGGARPPTTVTHTCSVPTDRSGYHLILGVWEIADTGNAFYQVIDVNLVNDDSGGEAPAAPTNLVSLSQTSASIAFSWDAATAPNGVKAYEVYRDAQLIGTTSETTYTDTGLTPQTSYTYTVRTVDVAGNTSPFSQPLTVKTTADGSELPVWDPNTVYHGGDRVQHEGAIYEARWWTLGEEPGHADVWRKVE, encoded by the coding sequence ATGGGGAAACCACATTTGGATAGACTGTTGGGAAAAGTTTTGCGCTTGCTAGCTGCCTGCACAATGATGGTGCTGGCAGCCATCTGTGTGATGCTCATCCATGCCGAGGGCGCCTCTGCTCACGGCTATATCGAATCGCCTGCCAGTCGGGCCCTGTTGTGCCACGAGGGGGTGAATGCCGATTGTGGTCAGGTGCAGTATGAACCACAAAGCGTCGAGGGCAAAGGATCGTTCCCTCAGTCCGGTCCGGCTGACGGGGAAATCACGGGCGGTGGTGTGTTTCCCGAACTTTACGAGCAAACCGCTGATCGCTGGCATAAAGTGACGATCCAAGGCGGCGAACAGACTTTCACATGGCATCTGACGGCACCTCATGCGACGACCGAATGGAAATACTACATCACCAAAAAGGACTGGAATCCCAACAAACCGCTAACTCGCGACGACTTAGAACCGGAACCATTCTGCTATGACAACGACGGTGGTGCCAGACCGCCAACCACCGTCACCCATACGTGCAGCGTGCCGACCGATCGCAGCGGCTACCACCTGATTTTAGGTGTCTGGGAGATCGCCGACACGGGCAATGCCTTCTATCAGGTGATTGACGTCAATCTGGTCAACGACGATTCTGGCGGGGAGGCACCTGCTGCCCCCACAAACCTTGTCTCCCTGTCGCAAACCTCCGCCTCTATTGCGTTTAGCTGGGACGCCGCAACGGCGCCAAATGGCGTGAAGGCATACGAGGTGTACCGCGATGCCCAGTTGATCGGTACGACCAGCGAAACTACCTACACCGATACGGGACTCACCCCGCAAACCTCTTATACCTACACCGTTCGCACTGTAGATGTAGCTGGGAACACCTCGCCTTTCTCACAGCCGTTAACGGTTAAAACGACAGCCGATGGCAGCGAACTGCCAGTCTGGGATCCAAATACCGTCTACCATGGCGGTGACCGGGTGCAGCACGAAGGAGCAATCTATGAAGCGCGTTGGTGGACGTTGGGGGAAGAGCCAGGGCACGCTGATGTATGGCGAAAAGTAGAATGA
- the sigK gene encoding RNA polymerase sporulation sigma factor SigK → MSGILVALSLLFKELVTFVAYVKNNAFPQPLTDVEEEKYLKRMAAGDPLARNKLIEHNLRLVAHIVKKFENTGEDSEDLISIGTIGLIKAIESYQVDKGTKLATYAARCIENEILMHLRSLKKTRKDVSLHDPIGTDKEGNEISLIDVLGTENDEVVDAVQLKLESSKIYQYIHILDEREKEVIIGRFGLDKDKEKTQREIARELGISRSYVSRIEKRALMKLFHEFYRTKQTQGR, encoded by the coding sequence TTGTCCGGTATTCTTGTCGCCCTATCGCTTTTGTTCAAAGAACTGGTTACGTTTGTCGCCTATGTGAAGAACAATGCATTTCCACAGCCGTTGACGGATGTGGAAGAGGAAAAGTACCTGAAGCGGATGGCCGCCGGCGATCCCTTGGCGCGCAATAAACTGATCGAGCACAATCTACGGCTCGTGGCCCACATCGTCAAGAAATTCGAAAATACGGGAGAAGACAGCGAAGACCTCATCTCCATCGGAACGATAGGTCTGATCAAAGCGATTGAGAGCTATCAAGTGGACAAAGGGACAAAACTGGCAACGTATGCGGCTCGTTGTATCGAAAATGAGATTTTGATGCATTTGAGGAGCCTGAAGAAGACACGCAAGGATGTGTCACTGCATGACCCGATCGGTACCGACAAAGAAGGCAATGAAATTTCGCTGATAGATGTTCTGGGCACGGAGAACGATGAAGTAGTGGACGCCGTACAGCTGAAACTGGAGAGCAGCAAGATTTATCAGTACATCCACATCCTCGACGAACGGGAAAAAGAAGTGATTATCGGACGATTCGGCCTAGACAAGGACAAAGAAAAGACACAGCGAGAGATTGCGCGAGAGCTGGGGATCTCCCGCTCCTACGTGTCGCGAATAGAGAAGCGGGCATTGATGAAGCTGTTTCATGAGTTTTATCGGACGAAGCAGACCCAGGGGCGGTGA
- a CDS encoding S66 family peptidase — MKKPKRLKPSSRIAIISPSSGLPYLFPDNYELGLNNLQEFIGFEVVEMPTARMSPDDLYRNPQLRANDINRCFEDDQIDGIITSIGGYESIRILPFLDLELIMEHPKFLMGLSDATTFLSYLNQLGMITFYEPTVMAGFAQVKSLPPEFLQHLKSMFFSNQFPYRYAPYPRWTNAYKDWSNLETLGECEAFTENEQGWTFLQGTSVEQGYLWGGCMEVLEFMKSTIYWPHETFWEDKVLFFETSEEKPSPMQVGYMLRNYGMQGIFSKIKGVMIGRAKDYTDEEKQKLNEITINVIKGEFGADRIPVVVDVDFGHTDPKLILPLGGKVELNPITNDIILLESPFTE; from the coding sequence ATGAAAAAACCAAAAAGATTGAAACCAAGTTCCAGAATCGCCATCATATCGCCTTCTAGCGGGTTACCCTATTTATTCCCGGACAACTATGAGCTTGGCTTAAACAATCTGCAGGAATTCATAGGTTTTGAAGTTGTAGAAATGCCAACCGCTCGAATGTCTCCAGATGATTTGTACAGGAACCCCCAACTTCGTGCAAATGATATCAACCGATGCTTCGAAGATGATCAAATAGATGGCATCATCACTTCAATTGGTGGGTATGAGTCGATTCGAATTCTCCCTTTCCTGGATCTTGAGTTGATCATGGAACACCCTAAATTTTTGATGGGTCTCTCAGACGCCACTACCTTTTTGAGCTATTTGAATCAATTGGGGATGATTACATTCTATGAGCCTACCGTTATGGCTGGATTCGCACAGGTGAAGAGTCTTCCGCCGGAGTTTCTCCAACACTTGAAATCGATGTTCTTCTCAAACCAGTTCCCGTATCGGTATGCCCCCTACCCGAGGTGGACAAATGCATACAAAGACTGGAGCAATCTGGAAACCTTGGGTGAGTGTGAGGCATTTACTGAAAACGAGCAGGGATGGACGTTTTTGCAGGGAACATCCGTTGAACAAGGGTATTTGTGGGGAGGTTGCATGGAAGTATTAGAATTTATGAAATCAACAATCTATTGGCCCCATGAAACCTTTTGGGAGGACAAGGTTTTGTTTTTTGAAACTTCCGAGGAAAAACCGTCTCCCATGCAAGTTGGTTATATGCTGAGAAACTACGGTATGCAGGGCATATTCTCGAAAATAAAAGGGGTGATGATCGGAAGAGCAAAGGACTATACCGATGAAGAGAAGCAGAAGCTTAATGAGATCACCATCAATGTGATAAAAGGGGAGTTCGGTGCCGATCGGATACCCGTTGTGGTTGATGTTGACTTTGGTCATACAGATCCAAAACTGATTTTACCTCTTGGTGGCAAGGTGGAGTTAAACCCGATTACAAATGATATCATCCTTCTGGAAAGTCCGTTTACTGAATGA
- a CDS encoding spermine/spermidine synthase, with product MSDEAIIVERHETLRGDIQLQYRNAHYEIISNGTFLMATHNGESERFMVQASLEQAPHPEKILIGGLGVGFSLAEALHDPRVKEVVVVEVEDRIIEWNRSYLAPFSNHALSDHRTRVEHADLIEWMETTEETFDAICLDIDNGPDWTVTESNGTLYEEEGLHTLSRLVRPQGIAAFWSANASPAFVERMERHFKEVEAYEIPVQRGEPDIVYIGKA from the coding sequence GTGTCGGATGAAGCAATCATCGTGGAGCGGCATGAGACTTTGCGAGGTGACATCCAACTACAATATCGAAATGCACATTATGAGATTATTAGCAATGGCACGTTTCTGATGGCGACACACAATGGCGAATCGGAGCGATTTATGGTACAGGCCTCACTCGAACAGGCACCTCATCCGGAGAAAATCCTGATTGGCGGGCTTGGGGTCGGTTTTTCCCTGGCCGAGGCATTGCACGATCCCAGGGTGAAAGAGGTAGTAGTGGTCGAGGTGGAGGATCGCATCATCGAGTGGAATCGCAGCTATCTCGCTCCTTTCTCCAACCATGCTCTGTCCGATCATCGCACGCGTGTCGAGCATGCCGATCTAATCGAGTGGATGGAGACGACGGAAGAGACGTTTGATGCGATCTGTTTGGACATCGACAACGGACCGGATTGGACGGTGACCGAGTCTAATGGGACATTGTATGAGGAAGAAGGCTTGCACACCTTGTCCCGACTTGTACGGCCGCAGGGGATCGCTGCCTTCTGGAGTGCAAATGCGTCTCCTGCGTTCGTCGAGCGGATGGAGCGACATTTTAAGGAAGTAGAAGCATATGAGATCCCGGTACAGCGGGGCGAACCAGATATCGTCTACATTGGAAAAGCGTAA